The following proteins are co-located in the Bacteroidales bacterium genome:
- a CDS encoding PQQ-binding-like beta-propeller repeat protein encodes MRKTIFIILISVLGLNAAGQDVAQWRGTNRDGIYNEKGLLKKWPDGGPKLLWHFDELGDGHTSAAVTSKAIFITGMVNGQGWIYSFDLKGKLLWKKEYGKEWAESHNGVRSTPLVIGDKLYLESGYGLLLCMKTSDGSSVWTVDLVAEYGARNIQWGFTENLFYDGNVLYCTPGGIDASVVALDRNTGKMIWKAKGIDEKSAYCSPMMVNLRDRKVLVTFLQTSVCGFDAKNGDVLWKFAHTIRPDVHPNTPIYKDGLLFCTTGYGKGSVMLKLAADGKSVSEVWKHEMLDPKIGGVVLLNGKIYGTGDRNKFFFGLDWLTGKELFQIRDLALAPANIIANDGLLYIYAESGKVSLAEPKADGINVISSFDVPYGTMTHWAHLVIKDKKLYVRHGNSLMVYDIGA; translated from the coding sequence ATGAGAAAGACTATCTTTATAATTCTGATATCAGTGCTTGGCCTGAACGCTGCAGGACAAGATGTTGCGCAATGGCGCGGAACAAACCGCGACGGCATCTATAATGAGAAAGGTCTGCTTAAAAAATGGCCCGATGGAGGTCCAAAACTTCTCTGGCATTTTGATGAACTTGGCGACGGTCATACTTCCGCTGCTGTAACTTCTAAAGCTATCTTCATAACAGGTATGGTGAACGGACAGGGGTGGATCTATTCATTTGATCTGAAGGGAAAACTCCTCTGGAAGAAGGAGTACGGAAAAGAATGGGCTGAGAGTCATAATGGTGTAAGATCAACACCTCTGGTTATTGGTGATAAACTATATCTCGAGAGCGGTTACGGCCTGCTTCTTTGCATGAAAACATCTGATGGCTCATCCGTATGGACTGTTGACCTCGTTGCAGAGTATGGAGCCAGAAACATTCAGTGGGGATTTACCGAGAACCTGTTTTACGACGGAAATGTATTGTATTGCACTCCGGGAGGCATCGATGCAAGTGTGGTCGCACTCGACAGAAATACTGGTAAAATGATCTGGAAGGCAAAAGGAATTGATGAGAAATCAGCATATTGCTCACCGATGATGGTGAACCTGAGGGACAGAAAAGTACTGGTTACATTCCTTCAGACATCTGTATGTGGTTTTGATGCAAAAAATGGTGATGTGCTTTGGAAATTTGCTCATACAATAAGACCTGATGTTCATCCGAACACTCCGATATACAAGGACGGACTTCTTTTCTGCACAACAGGATACGGCAAAGGCAGTGTAATGCTTAAACTCGCCGCTGACGGTAAAAGTGTTTCTGAGGTTTGGAAGCACGAGATGCTCGATCCAAAAATCGGTGGTGTCGTACTTCTGAACGGGAAAATTTATGGAACCGGCGACAGAAACAAATTCTTTTTCGGACTCGACTGGCTCACGGGAAAAGAACTTTTCCAGATAAGGGATCTTGCTCTGGCTCCTGCCAACATAATCGCAAACGACGGATTATTATATATTTATGCTGAATCAGGAAAGGTGTCGCTTGCTGAACCGAAAGCCGATGGCATCAATGTTATAAGTTCATTCGATGTTCCATATGGTACCATGACACATTGGGCCCACCTGGTCATAAAAGATAAGAAGCTTTATGTAAGGCATGGCAATTCGCTGATGGTGTATGATATAGGGGCTTAA
- a CDS encoding TldD/PmbA family protein encodes MNLKRREFIKLSGITVAGTMIVPSLLQSCSGSPVSESAAGYLDHFEVTPDQLRKVLQAAMEKGADYADLFFEHTVSHATSLQDKKVNSAYSNVNFGVGIRVLKGDQTGFAYSENTSLDSMLRAAKTAASIADSTSSFKTEVFSEFNPPSYYKINTPWEETVISQKIPFITRLNDKIFDGDKRVTKVNVSHQDSTSYILFCNSDGVLSWDYRPMTLIYAVCIMEENGRIENAAVYQSYRKGFEFLTDELVDGLAAKAIQKTSVLFNAVKPIAGEMEVVMAAGDSGILLHEAMGHSFEADFNRKKTSIFSDKMNQKIAEDFVTIIDDGTLPNDRGALNIDDEGVPTEKTLLVTNGKLTSYIHDRISAKFYNVKPTGNGRRQDFRNVPIPRMRSTYMENGPHKKEEIIASVKKGIYVEDFSNGQVNIGPGDFTFFVKLGYIIENGKLTKPIKDINIIGNGPQALADITMVGDDLKISDSPNTCGKDGQGVPVTMGLPTVKIKKLTVGGINA; translated from the coding sequence ATGAATCTAAAACGCCGTGAATTTATCAAGCTGAGCGGTATTACTGTTGCGGGCACGATGATTGTTCCTTCGTTACTTCAGTCTTGCAGCGGATCTCCTGTTTCGGAAAGCGCTGCAGGTTATCTCGATCATTTTGAAGTAACACCAGATCAACTCCGGAAGGTATTACAGGCAGCTATGGAAAAGGGGGCTGATTATGCCGACCTCTTTTTTGAACACACAGTAAGTCATGCGACATCATTGCAGGACAAGAAAGTAAACAGTGCCTATTCTAATGTAAACTTTGGAGTAGGGATACGCGTTCTTAAGGGCGACCAGACGGGTTTCGCATATTCTGAGAATACTTCACTCGACTCTATGCTGAGAGCCGCGAAGACTGCTGCTTCAATTGCTGACAGCACTTCATCTTTTAAAACTGAAGTGTTCAGTGAATTTAATCCTCCTTCATATTATAAGATAAATACACCATGGGAAGAAACAGTTATCAGCCAGAAAATACCCTTTATAACCCGACTGAATGATAAGATTTTCGACGGTGATAAACGGGTAACCAAAGTGAATGTTTCGCATCAGGACTCAACATCCTATATACTCTTCTGCAATTCAGATGGAGTACTTTCCTGGGATTACCGCCCAATGACTCTGATTTATGCGGTTTGTATAATGGAAGAGAATGGCAGAATCGAAAATGCAGCTGTTTATCAATCATATCGCAAAGGATTTGAGTTTCTTACTGATGAACTTGTAGATGGTCTGGCAGCTAAGGCGATTCAAAAAACTTCAGTTTTATTTAATGCCGTAAAACCAATTGCAGGCGAAATGGAAGTTGTAATGGCTGCAGGTGATTCCGGAATTCTTCTGCATGAAGCAATGGGACATTCATTCGAAGCAGATTTTAACCGTAAAAAGACATCGATTTTTTCTGACAAGATGAACCAGAAGATTGCTGAAGATTTCGTCACAATTATTGATGATGGAACCCTTCCCAATGACCGTGGTGCTCTCAATATCGATGATGAAGGTGTACCAACTGAGAAAACGCTGCTTGTCACAAATGGAAAACTTACAAGTTATATTCACGACAGAATAAGTGCAAAATTTTACAATGTAAAACCAACAGGGAATGGACGCCGTCAGGATTTCAGAAATGTGCCTATCCCGAGGATGAGATCAACATATATGGAAAACGGACCTCATAAAAAAGAGGAGATCATAGCCAGTGTTAAAAAAGGCATTTATGTTGAAGATTTCAGTAACGGTCAGGTAAATATTGGTCCGGGTGACTTTACTTTCTTTGTCAAATTAGGTTATATTATTGAAAACGGAAAACTTACAAAACCTATCAAGGACATAAATATAATTGGTAACGGGCCACAGGCTCTTGCTGATATTACTATGGTTGGTGATGATCTTAAGATTTCTGATTCACCAAATACATGCGGAAAGGATGGTCAGGGTGTGCCAGTAACTATGGGGCTGCCAACAGTCAAGATAAAAAAACTTACAGTCGGAGGCATTAATGCCTAG
- a CDS encoding DUF4981 domain-containing protein, which translates to MKRIYIAVLLSTIAIAIHAQEIKFPANIYDFLENTKIFEINQVEGHVPVVPYLTSDEALKNNRSSAGSILSLNGTWKFHFADTPEGTPSGFFAENYNDKKWDTIHVPSNWEMQGFGDPLFRNVKTPFKPNPPFIPREYNPTGSYRRTFNIPSAWKGKEIFLRMEKVQSASFVWINGKELGYNEGGQEPAEYNITKYLKPGKNTIAVNVHKYSDGYYLEDQDYWRLAGIFDDVWLIATPKTHIFDWYATTDLDETYTNAKLELSIDLANFSPATVNDFTVKATLYDSDKKVVKTLVSDKVSVSTEVRKTVKLSSEILNPAKWSAEYPNLYTLTFELINPEGKTVEAINGRIGFKETEIRNQVFYLNGVPVKLNGINSHMQHPTLGHTMDEQTIRKDMNLFKQFNINCVRTSHYPPVTRYLELADEYGIYVIDETGDESHATEYVSTRKEWEEMYRERARKMVLRDRNHPSILFWSAGNESGEGDNICAVIDEGKKYDKTRYWMYGGNAFAQRCEDIIGPRYPKISDLITNVFLVPESSDPRPSFLDEYLAVTGNGGGALDDYWEAFYNHPRSMGGAIWDFVSTGIAEKIRSLKDGSGNNVQVNIMGRAKLVQGSEGKGIDLNGHDQWVEVYRDEVLEISGDQLTLSLKVFPRALSSSAGTLITKGNWQFGIHQIRKDSLEFYVTTRQKRKTRIALPPDWENNWHTVVAAYNGKEIVLSIDNKQSDPVPVTGNIRNTPFPVNIGRNVEIHGQETTVYICDAIIDQVGIFSKAVSPEALQKPTDDLKKQAALWLDFEEITEGGEFYSYGIGARTYGSIWPDRRPQPEMWQIKKSAQPVSVKLVSAEKGEVEIQNRYLFTNLNELDAKWLIQENGETVQSGNITVNLAPQKKMVLAIPFKKTEIKKGAEYSLVVSFLQKGKTAWAEPGFEIAWDQLKLPWSENIISKTEESSGEMSTTEDKEKLTVSGKEFVYVFDKLKGTLVSMKFNGKELIKQGAALNVWRAPLANETDEWAFWGSNNKHRTDGYGRFAATEWYSSGLDKLQLFSELFRVLKDDDNEVQFEVKNVMQLGTKRGSFMNHYLYTIKSDGEITIEHSVSPDGDMPSWLPRIGVDWILDKSLGNVQWFGRGPQENYPDRKSGYKTGVYKSTVIDMYEPYLIPQDYGLRCDNRWVRMTDEKGTGLEFSGEKLFNFSAHPYSEENLTKALYTYQLKPFDGITFNFDYATSGVGCTALSVFPAYQVMPQRIDFVINVKPVKE; encoded by the coding sequence ATGAAAAGGATTTATATTGCAGTGCTGCTTTCAACAATAGCCATAGCCATTCATGCTCAGGAGATAAAGTTCCCGGCGAACATCTATGATTTTCTTGAAAACACCAAGATTTTCGAGATTAACCAGGTAGAGGGTCATGTGCCGGTCGTTCCATATTTAACCTCAGATGAAGCACTGAAGAATAACCGTTCTTCTGCAGGCAGTATATTATCTCTTAATGGTACCTGGAAGTTCCATTTTGCCGATACTCCTGAAGGAACACCTTCCGGATTTTTTGCGGAGAACTATAATGATAAAAAATGGGATACAATTCATGTCCCATCCAACTGGGAAATGCAGGGTTTTGGCGACCCGCTGTTTCGCAATGTAAAGACTCCGTTTAAACCAAATCCGCCATTTATTCCAAGAGAATACAACCCTACAGGCTCTTACAGAAGGACCTTTAATATACCATCGGCATGGAAAGGAAAAGAGATCTTCCTGAGAATGGAAAAGGTGCAATCAGCTTCCTTCGTGTGGATAAACGGAAAAGAGTTAGGCTATAATGAAGGGGGACAGGAGCCGGCAGAATATAACATCACAAAATACCTGAAACCGGGGAAAAACACTATTGCAGTTAATGTGCATAAATACTCCGATGGATATTACCTGGAAGACCAGGATTACTGGCGTCTTGCAGGGATCTTTGATGATGTCTGGTTAATTGCCACACCGAAAACTCATATTTTCGACTGGTATGCCACAACCGACCTCGATGAAACTTATACCAATGCGAAGCTTGAACTTTCGATAGACCTGGCAAATTTTTCACCAGCAACTGTTAATGATTTCACAGTAAAAGCAACGCTATACGATTCAGATAAGAAAGTGGTGAAAACCCTGGTTTCTGATAAGGTTTCAGTAAGCACTGAGGTAAGGAAAACAGTTAAATTATCTTCCGAAATTTTAAATCCGGCAAAATGGTCTGCTGAATATCCCAATCTCTACACCCTCACATTTGAGTTAATAAATCCTGAAGGAAAGACTGTAGAAGCGATAAATGGCAGGATAGGCTTCAAGGAGACTGAAATCCGTAACCAGGTTTTTTACCTGAACGGGGTCCCTGTGAAACTAAACGGCATAAACAGTCATATGCAGCATCCCACTCTCGGACATACAATGGATGAGCAGACTATAAGAAAGGATATGAATCTCTTCAAACAGTTCAATATCAATTGTGTAAGAACTTCACATTATCCTCCTGTTACCAGATATCTCGAGCTTGCCGATGAATATGGTATCTATGTAATCGACGAAACAGGTGATGAATCGCATGCAACTGAGTATGTTTCAACACGAAAAGAATGGGAAGAAATGTATCGCGAAAGAGCAAGGAAGATGGTGCTTCGCGACAGGAACCATCCTTCAATACTTTTCTGGAGTGCAGGAAATGAGAGCGGTGAAGGTGATAATATCTGTGCTGTGATTGATGAAGGTAAAAAGTATGATAAAACACGATACTGGATGTATGGCGGCAATGCATTCGCACAGCGTTGCGAGGATATAATCGGTCCGCGTTATCCTAAAATATCAGATCTTATAACAAATGTGTTTCTTGTCCCTGAAAGCTCAGATCCGCGACCATCCTTCCTTGATGAATATCTTGCTGTTACGGGTAACGGAGGCGGTGCTCTCGATGATTACTGGGAAGCATTTTATAATCATCCGCGAAGCATGGGCGGGGCAATCTGGGACTTTGTAAGCACCGGGATAGCCGAAAAAATCCGATCACTTAAAGATGGCTCAGGAAATAATGTTCAGGTGAATATTATGGGAAGGGCAAAACTGGTTCAAGGATCGGAAGGCAAAGGAATTGACCTTAACGGTCACGACCAGTGGGTGGAGGTTTACAGGGATGAGGTGCTTGAGATAAGCGGTGACCAGCTGACTTTATCACTTAAGGTGTTCCCGAGAGCCCTCAGCAGTTCTGCAGGTACACTTATAACCAAAGGAAACTGGCAGTTTGGGATCCACCAGATCAGAAAGGACTCACTGGAATTTTATGTTACTACAAGGCAAAAAAGAAAAACCCGGATAGCGCTTCCGCCTGACTGGGAGAATAACTGGCACACTGTTGTGGCAGCATATAACGGAAAAGAGATCGTTCTCTCAATCGACAATAAGCAGAGTGATCCTGTTCCTGTTACGGGAAATATCCGCAACACACCTTTCCCTGTTAACATCGGACGAAATGTTGAAATACACGGACAGGAAACCACTGTTTATATATGTGATGCAATAATCGACCAGGTTGGTATTTTTTCAAAAGCTGTTTCCCCTGAAGCGCTTCAGAAGCCAACAGATGATCTGAAAAAGCAGGCCGCTCTCTGGCTCGATTTTGAGGAGATAACTGAAGGAGGTGAGTTTTATAGTTACGGAATAGGAGCCAGGACATACGGATCTATCTGGCCCGATCGCAGACCCCAGCCTGAGATGTGGCAGATCAAAAAATCGGCTCAGCCGGTTTCAGTGAAGCTTGTATCAGCTGAAAAAGGGGAGGTCGAAATTCAAAACAGGTATCTGTTTACAAATCTGAATGAGCTTGATGCTAAGTGGCTTATTCAGGAAAACGGCGAAACAGTGCAGAGCGGAAACATTACTGTTAATCTTGCCCCTCAGAAGAAGATGGTCTTAGCTATTCCATTTAAAAAGACTGAAATAAAGAAAGGCGCGGAATACTCACTGGTGGTCAGCTTCCTGCAAAAAGGAAAAACTGCCTGGGCTGAGCCGGGATTTGAAATTGCCTGGGATCAGTTAAAACTGCCATGGAGTGAGAATATAATCAGCAAAACTGAGGAATCATCCGGAGAAATGTCAACGACAGAAGATAAAGAGAAACTTACTGTCTCAGGAAAAGAATTTGTTTATGTTTTTGATAAACTGAAGGGTACACTTGTTTCGATGAAATTCAACGGAAAAGAACTTATAAAACAGGGTGCCGCACTCAATGTATGGCGGGCTCCTCTTGCCAACGAGACTGACGAATGGGCCTTCTGGGGATCAAATAACAAACACCGTACCGATGGTTACGGGCGTTTTGCAGCTACTGAATGGTACTCCTCGGGACTTGATAAACTTCAGCTTTTCAGCGAGTTATTCAGAGTCTTAAAGGATGATGACAATGAAGTGCAATTTGAAGTTAAAAATGTGATGCAGCTGGGAACAAAGCGGGGTTCCTTCATGAACCATTACCTGTATACCATAAAGAGCGATGGGGAGATTACAATCGAGCACTCAGTTTCTCCCGACGGAGATATGCCATCGTGGCTGCCGCGCATTGGCGTTGACTGGATTCTGGATAAGAGCCTTGGCAATGTTCAGTGGTTCGGACGTGGCCCCCAGGAGAATTACCCCGACAGAAAATCGGGCTATAAAACAGGTG